The following proteins come from a genomic window of Terriglobia bacterium:
- a CDS encoding transglycosylase SLT domain-containing protein, translating to MDETLVWALMWEESKYDPLALGSKGEVGLGQLMSRTAEALGVRDRTDVNESVTASVKHLSYLLTKYKNNTRLALGAYNAGEPAVNRCKCVPAASRPYVSRIDQNRFFARRIVEYVQQAILPVATHVAQAKQLEERVATLQTNIHLDASARTELGKARETLQRTQAEADALRAERDRLQSELRRENSVGAQALVMTDTLRQRLELVEKQINTGTVSQQNGTEAFVELADIKQEVADLKAAIEARNVQDSETQRRIAELAAAVERASDKPLPIAKAAKKSSTEPPTVALVTASSQPGTYLADSALSGVLQDALLKHGLGVNVELETPEFLTRNLNALIAGHGEALKKSRAKHGPNWNYVVVVRLVGKPNGDGMEGTTAYRVIADSRLYSVKGDILGMQTFSETGAGFSEAQARDAATARVGRVIAEYVSSALPR from the coding sequence GTGGACGAGACGCTCGTTTGGGCGCTGATGTGGGAAGAGAGCAAGTATGATCCGCTGGCATTGGGCAGCAAGGGCGAGGTTGGGCTGGGACAACTGATGTCGCGCACGGCAGAAGCACTTGGGGTGCGCGACAGAACGGATGTGAATGAGAGCGTCACTGCCTCAGTGAAACACCTTTCGTATTTGTTGACGAAATATAAGAACAACACCCGACTCGCGCTTGGGGCATACAATGCCGGCGAGCCGGCAGTAAATCGCTGCAAGTGTGTTCCAGCGGCTTCGCGTCCTTACGTCAGCCGTATTGATCAGAACCGATTTTTTGCACGGCGCATTGTCGAGTATGTCCAACAGGCAATACTGCCGGTTGCTACGCACGTCGCGCAGGCCAAGCAACTGGAAGAGCGCGTAGCTACGCTCCAGACGAATATTCATCTGGATGCCTCGGCTCGAACCGAGTTAGGCAAGGCACGTGAGACGCTTCAGCGGACGCAGGCCGAGGCGGATGCTCTTCGCGCCGAGCGTGACCGCTTGCAGTCCGAACTTCGACGGGAGAACAGCGTCGGAGCACAGGCACTTGTCATGACTGATACCTTGCGCCAGAGGCTTGAGTTGGTCGAGAAGCAGATCAACACGGGTACCGTGTCGCAGCAGAACGGAACTGAGGCATTTGTCGAATTGGCCGATATCAAGCAGGAGGTTGCCGATCTAAAAGCAGCAATCGAAGCGCGCAATGTGCAGGACAGTGAAACTCAACGCCGTATCGCGGAATTGGCAGCAGCAGTTGAGCGAGCCTCCGACAAGCCGTTGCCGATCGCGAAAGCCGCCAAGAAAAGTTCCACCGAACCGCCGACGGTTGCGCTTGTTACGGCTTCATCGCAGCCGGGAACTTACTTGGCAGACAGCGCCTTGAGTGGCGTGCTGCAGGACGCTCTCTTGAAACACGGGCTGGGTGTAAACGTTGAATTGGAGACGCCAGAGTTCTTGACGCGTAACCTCAATGCGCTCATTGCAGGCCACGGCGAGGCCCTGAAGAAATCCAGGGCAAAGCACGGGCCAAATTGGAACTACGTGGTAGTGGTTCGCTTGGTCGGAAAGCCGAATGGCGACGGAATGGAAGGTACGACTGCGTACAGAGTAATCGCTGACTCACGACTTTATTCGGTAAAAGGCGACATATTGGGCATGCAAACGTTTTCGGAAACAGGCGCAGGTTTTTCGGAAGCGCAGGCCAGAGATGCTGCGACGGCGAGGGTGGGTCGAGTAATTGCTGAGTACGTCAGTTCTGCTCTTCCTCGTTGA
- a CDS encoding ABC transporter permease → MSMSPRAIIREALRALFRNKMRSTLTVLGITIGIGAVICVVAIGQAGSAQVQEQLNNLGDNFIWIEAGSRAPNGIRSGSHGTKTLLQSDVEAIVKQVPLVKLASANVDSRIQIIYANKNWNTGYRGVAPEWFTIKRWSLSMGAPFTQADVDRASDVCVIGETVRQQLFDVEDPIGKVIRVKNLPCQVMGVLAPRGQTAFGQDQDDTIVMPYTTAQKKLKGNSWLDDIVCSAVSAEAINPAIQQISALLRERHHIRPGQDDDFNIRRPDEFINTQLEARRTFSLLLISIASVSLLVGGIGIMNVMLVSVTERTREIGVRMSIGATDSDVAMQFLGEAVMLSLFGGLIGVAFGVVGSYLVGRALRWPMEIPPQAIVIAALFAVAVGVFFGFYPARKASKLDPIEALRYE, encoded by the coding sequence TTGTCAATGTCTCCCCGCGCCATCATCCGCGAAGCCCTGCGCGCGCTGTTCCGCAACAAGATGCGCAGCACGCTGACCGTGCTGGGCATCACCATCGGCATTGGCGCGGTGATCTGCGTGGTCGCCATCGGGCAGGCCGGCTCGGCGCAGGTCCAGGAACAGCTCAACAATCTCGGCGACAACTTTATCTGGATCGAGGCGGGATCGCGCGCCCCCAACGGCATCCGCAGCGGCAGCCACGGCACCAAGACGCTGCTGCAGAGCGACGTCGAGGCCATCGTCAAGCAGGTGCCGCTGGTCAAGCTGGCCTCGGCCAACGTGGATTCCCGCATTCAAATCATTTACGCAAACAAGAACTGGAACACCGGCTATCGCGGGGTGGCGCCGGAATGGTTCACCATCAAGCGCTGGTCGCTATCGATGGGCGCACCCTTCACGCAGGCCGACGTGGACCGCGCCAGCGATGTTTGCGTCATCGGCGAAACCGTGCGCCAGCAACTGTTTGATGTCGAGGACCCCATCGGCAAAGTCATCCGCGTGAAAAACCTGCCCTGCCAGGTGATGGGCGTGCTGGCGCCCCGGGGACAAACCGCCTTTGGCCAGGACCAGGACGACACCATCGTCATGCCCTACACCACCGCGCAGAAAAAACTCAAGGGCAACAGTTGGCTCGACGATATCGTCTGCTCGGCGGTTTCCGCGGAGGCCATCAATCCCGCCATCCAGCAGATTTCCGCGCTGCTGCGCGAGCGCCACCACATTCGCCCCGGCCAAGACGACGACTTCAACATCCGCCGCCCCGACGAATTCATCAACACGCAACTGGAAGCCCGCCGCACCTTCTCGTTGCTGCTGATCTCGATTGCCTCGGTCTCGCTGCTGGTGGGCGGCATCGGCATCATGAACGTGATGCTGGTTTCGGTGACCGAGCGCACCCGCGAAATCGGCGTGCGCATGTCGATCGGCGCCACCGACAGCGACGTCGCCATGCAGTTTCTCGGCGAGGCCGTGATGCTCAGTCTGTTCGGGGGCCTGATCGGTGTCGCGTTCGGGGTCGTCGGCTCCTACCTGGTGGGACGCGCGCTGCGCTGGCCGATGGAAATCCCGCCGCAGGCGATCGTCATCGCTGCCCTGTTCGCCGTCGCCGTGGGCGTGTTCTTCGGCTTCTATCCCGCGCGCAAGGCCTCCAAGCTCGACCCCATCGAAGCTCTCCGCTACGAGTAG
- a CDS encoding efflux RND transporter permease subunit, translated as MSISELFIKRPIMTTLVMAAILIFGIFAYTLLPVSDLPNVDFPTIQVIAQLPGASPETMASSVATPLEKQFSTIAGIDSMTSTNALGSSNITIQFNLSRSLDGAALDVQSAISKAASQLPPEMPTPPSFQKVNPADQPILYLAVSSPTLKLSDVDEAAETTMAQNISMVNGVAQVSVFGSQKYAVRAQLDPRALASRQIGINEVTAALAAGNTNTPTGTLYGKTNTFTLLSNGQLQNAAQFGPMIVAYRNGSPVRLNELGRVIDSVQDDKSASWYNGDRAVVLAIQRQPGTNTVEVVNGVKKLLPRLEAQIPASVKIDTLYDRSESIRASVNDVKFTLLLTIALVVMVIFLFLRNISATVIPSFALPMAIIGTFSVMYLLGYSVDNLSLMALTLSVGFVVDDAIVMLENIVRHMEMGKGPMQAALEGSREIGFTILSMTISLAAVFIPLLFMGGIIGRLLHEFAVTIGVAILVSGFVSLTLTPMLCSRFLKHQAPSEHGRFYQASERVFDAWLRGYDWSLKKVLRHKFATLMVSLVVIALTAVLYLQVKTGFLPDEDQGLVFAFTEARQGISFHDMFELQQKAANIVRRDPNVLNLISSMGGNPSFGGSLNQGRMFFRLKDKKYRVHHMSATEIIQELRPQLAQVPGINAFLQIPPTIRIGGNLTKSQYQYALQTPDLAELYSSAPKLEAALRNLPQLQDVTSDLQVKNPQLTIQVDRDKAYALGVTPGQVTDALYSAYGTRQVSTIYTPNNEYYVITELEPRYQNNPSELSSLYIRSNAGKLIPLDTVSKLVPSVGPLTVNHLGQLPAVTISFNLKPGVALGDATRVVQQQAQKILPPDIVGTFQGTAQAFQQSFTGMGLLLVAAVLVIYIILGILYESFVHPLTILSGLPSAGVGALLTLLIFHQELNLYSFVGIIMLIGIVKKNAIMMIDFALEAERTEGKSPEDSIYQGALVRFRPIMMTTMAALMGTLPIAIGFGAGAESRRGLGLAVVGGLLFSQLVTLYITPVYYVYLDRLQRRVQVWQERRKARAATPLDEAALLGHHD; from the coding sequence GTGAGTATTTCCGAGCTCTTCATCAAGCGGCCGATCATGACCACGCTGGTCATGGCGGCGATCTTGATCTTCGGCATTTTTGCCTACACGCTGCTGCCGGTCAGCGACCTGCCCAACGTGGACTTCCCCACCATCCAGGTGATCGCGCAGTTGCCCGGCGCCAGCCCGGAGACGATGGCGTCCTCGGTGGCGACGCCGCTGGAAAAACAGTTTTCCACCATCGCCGGCATCGATTCGATGACCTCGACCAACGCGCTGGGGAGCTCGAACATCACCATCCAGTTCAACCTCAGCCGCAGCCTGGACGGAGCCGCGCTGGACGTGCAATCGGCGATATCCAAGGCGGCCAGCCAACTGCCGCCGGAGATGCCGACGCCGCCGTCGTTCCAAAAAGTTAATCCCGCCGACCAGCCGATCCTGTATCTCGCCGTCAGCTCGCCGACGCTCAAGCTGTCCGACGTGGATGAGGCCGCCGAAACCACCATGGCGCAGAATATCTCGATGGTGAACGGGGTGGCGCAGGTGTCGGTGTTCGGCTCGCAGAAGTATGCGGTGCGGGCGCAACTCGATCCCCGCGCGCTGGCCAGCCGTCAGATCGGCATTAACGAGGTGACCGCCGCCCTGGCCGCCGGCAACACCAACACTCCCACCGGCACGCTGTACGGGAAGACCAACACCTTCACGCTGCTGTCGAACGGCCAGTTGCAGAACGCGGCGCAGTTCGGCCCCATGATCGTGGCTTACCGCAACGGCTCGCCGGTGCGCCTGAACGAACTGGGCAGAGTCATCGACAGCGTGCAGGACGACAAGAGCGCGAGCTGGTACAACGGCGACCGCGCCGTCGTGCTCGCTATCCAGCGCCAGCCCGGCACCAACACCGTCGAAGTCGTCAACGGCGTCAAGAAGCTGCTTCCTCGCCTGGAAGCGCAGATTCCCGCCTCGGTGAAAATCGATACCCTGTACGACCGCTCGGAGTCGATTCGCGCCTCGGTCAACGACGTGAAGTTCACCCTCCTGCTCACCATCGCGCTGGTGGTGATGGTGATCTTTCTCTTCCTGCGCAATATTTCGGCCACCGTGATTCCCTCGTTCGCGCTGCCGATGGCGATTATCGGCACCTTCTCGGTGATGTACCTGCTCGGCTACAGCGTGGACAACCTGTCGCTGATGGCGTTAACCCTCTCGGTGGGGTTCGTGGTGGACGATGCCATCGTCATGCTGGAGAACATCGTCCGCCACATGGAAATGGGCAAGGGCCCGATGCAGGCAGCGCTGGAAGGTTCGCGCGAGATCGGCTTCACCATCCTCTCGATGACGATTTCTCTGGCGGCGGTGTTCATTCCCCTGCTGTTCATGGGCGGAATCATCGGCCGCCTGTTGCACGAATTTGCGGTCACCATCGGTGTCGCCATCCTGGTGTCGGGCTTCGTGTCCCTGACCCTGACCCCGATGCTGTGCAGCCGCTTCCTGAAGCACCAGGCGCCGAGCGAGCACGGCCGCTTCTACCAGGCCAGCGAGCGCGTCTTCGACGCCTGGCTGCGCGGCTATGACTGGTCGCTGAAGAAGGTGCTGCGGCACAAGTTCGCCACCCTGATGGTGTCGTTGGTGGTGATCGCACTCACCGCCGTGCTCTACCTTCAGGTCAAGACCGGGTTTCTGCCGGACGAAGACCAGGGGCTGGTGTTCGCCTTCACCGAGGCGCGGCAAGGAATATCGTTCCACGACATGTTCGAGTTGCAGCAGAAGGCGGCCAATATAGTGCGGCGCGATCCCAACGTGCTGAACCTGATTTCTTCGATGGGAGGAAATCCCTCCTTCGGCGGCTCGCTCAACCAGGGGCGCATGTTCTTTCGCCTCAAGGACAAGAAATACCGCGTCCACCACATGAGCGCGACCGAGATTATCCAGGAGTTGCGTCCCCAACTGGCGCAGGTGCCCGGCATCAACGCGTTCCTGCAGATTCCGCCCACCATCCGCATTGGCGGCAATCTCACCAAGTCGCAGTATCAGTACGCCCTGCAGACGCCCGATCTGGCCGAACTGTATTCCAGCGCGCCCAAGCTGGAAGCGGCGCTGCGCAATCTGCCGCAGTTGCAGGACGTGACCAGCGATCTGCAGGTCAAGAACCCGCAGTTGACCATCCAGGTGGACCGCGACAAGGCTTACGCCCTGGGCGTGACTCCGGGCCAGGTTACCGACGCGCTCTACTCCGCTTACGGCACGCGCCAGGTCAGCACCATTTACACGCCCAACAACGAATACTACGTGATCACGGAGCTGGAGCCGCGGTACCAGAACAATCCCAGCGAGCTGTCGTCGCTCTACATTCGCTCGAACGCGGGCAAGCTGATTCCGCTGGACACGGTTTCGAAGCTCGTGCCCTCCGTCGGTCCGCTCACCGTCAACCACCTGGGCCAGCTGCCGGCGGTGACCATCAGCTTTAACTTGAAGCCGGGCGTGGCGCTGGGCGACGCGACGCGCGTGGTGCAGCAGCAGGCGCAGAAGATTCTGCCGCCTGACATCGTCGGCACCTTCCAGGGCACGGCGCAGGCCTTCCAACAGTCGTTCACCGGCATGGGCCTGCTGCTGGTGGCGGCGGTGCTCGTGATCTACATCATCCTGGGAATTTTGTACGAAAGCTTTGTCCACCCGCTCACCATTCTTTCCGGCCTGCCCTCCGCCGGCGTGGGCGCGCTGCTGACGTTGCTCATCTTCCACCAGGAATTGAACCTATATTCCTTCGTGGGCATCATCATGCTGATCGGCATCGTGAAGAAGAACGCCATCATGATGATCGACTTCGCGCTGGAAGCGGAACGCACCGAAGGCAAGTCGCCGGAGGACTCGATCTACCAGGGCGCGCTGGTGCGCTTCCGTCCGATCATGATGACCACCATGGCGGCGCTGATGGGCACGCTGCCCATCGCCATCGGCTTTGGCGCGGGAGCGGAGTCGCGGCGCGGACTGGGCCTGGCGGTGGTCGGCGGACTGCTCTTCTCGCAGCTCGTGACCCTCTACATCACTCCTGTTTATTACGTCTATCTGGACCGCTTGCAACGTCGCGTTCAGGTGTGGCAAGAACGCCGCAAGGCGCGCGCCGCCACGCCACTGGATGAAGCCGCGCTGCTGGGACACCACGATTGA
- a CDS encoding PilZ domain-containing protein, with translation MRRSQANRIKAVIFPRRQHPRAYLTTEVRVEGHDLAFTARSVQLGTSGMSLEHAGQLAMAYPVLLTFALPSGFPVRVGAVVWWKTKELVGLRFDPRDDNRQIQEWVQRAAVAKSAAARSEEAATAGAVDASQIGDSSYA, from the coding sequence TTGCGCAGGTCGCAGGCTAACCGCATCAAGGCTGTCATCTTTCCGCGTCGTCAGCATCCACGGGCATACCTGACCACCGAGGTCAGAGTGGAAGGACACGACCTCGCCTTCACCGCCCGCAGCGTGCAATTGGGAACAAGCGGCATGTCTCTGGAGCACGCAGGCCAGCTTGCGATGGCATACCCGGTACTGCTGACGTTCGCCTTGCCGTCAGGCTTTCCGGTTAGGGTCGGCGCGGTGGTTTGGTGGAAGACGAAAGAACTGGTCGGCTTGCGCTTTGACCCCCGAGACGACAACCGCCAGATCCAAGAATGGGTACAGAGAGCGGCAGTCGCTAAGAGTGCCGCCGCCAGGAGTGAAGAGGCGGCGACGGCCGGTGCCGTAGACGCTTCACAAATCGGTGACTCAAGCTACGCGTAA
- a CDS encoding carbon starvation protein A — MKIRLTILALVLIPVLVAGGFAVTKTPMSAPVVAVLGAVMIWLAYTRYARRIDAEVIRPDDKKATPARMYMDGVDFMPTSRNVLYGYHFKSIAAAGPIVGPIAAATLWGWMPALLWLTLGVSFLGWASDYSAIVVAVRNDGNSLSAIAHRLISPRARIILFVFIFFYLLLLAGAFVGIMAGIFDPRADVPFGILMLAIMGLLMGQMLYKWKMDLILVTFIAVALTLGGMALGAKGISSAKGVTPDGKPAATIVFGGPVNSVVEKVGNGLNRITGGEPMYTVVDPTKADPRLATTVITADGKIVPKYVDKSGAIKMMPSFVFWCLMVFLFSYLGTVLPIWRFAQPTNYIGFWVTFITIGLSALGAIVGGVRALFGNPEMIKAVTFQTKVFSTLMPMSQAKDAAGNILQALPAIQPIWPMLFVTIACGAISGWHALVGSIGTARQLEYETDALPVGGGGMFSENALALLSLVAVSIAGGAGAGAFAAGVGKLLGMVTFGAIAPAYGTALGFGVFVVIVLTMVQLVFRVMRVTLGEWLGDTWAGFKNAHISAIVSMGLALVLVLSGTWIYLWQLFGASNQLMAALSLLIVSLWLKSIGRSPRYAFWPMIFMYVTTMAAILVTAYNLYASILSNPKIAAQPINSFGAIAMLIVAGLLFIAAILIAWDAFKAWRKLDVKGATPTPTRDRERELVSAHD; from the coding sequence ATGAAGATCCGGCTCACGATCCTCGCACTAGTCCTGATTCCCGTTCTGGTGGCAGGCGGATTCGCGGTAACCAAGACGCCCATGTCCGCGCCCGTAGTGGCGGTTCTGGGCGCGGTGATGATCTGGCTCGCCTACACCCGCTACGCCCGGCGCATTGATGCCGAAGTCATCCGTCCCGATGACAAGAAGGCGACGCCGGCGCGCATGTACATGGACGGGGTGGACTTTATGCCCACCAGCCGCAACGTGCTGTATGGGTATCACTTCAAGTCCATCGCGGCGGCGGGCCCCATCGTCGGCCCGATTGCCGCGGCCACGCTGTGGGGCTGGATGCCGGCCCTGCTGTGGCTGACGCTGGGTGTCTCGTTCCTGGGCTGGGCGAGCGACTACTCGGCCATCGTGGTGGCCGTCCGCAACGACGGCAATTCGCTGTCCGCCATTGCCCACCGGCTGATCTCGCCGCGCGCCCGCATCATCCTGTTCGTCTTCATCTTCTTCTACCTGTTGCTGCTCGCGGGCGCATTCGTCGGCATCATGGCCGGCATTTTCGATCCGCGCGCCGACGTCCCGTTCGGCATCTTGATGCTCGCCATCATGGGCCTGCTGATGGGGCAGATGCTCTATAAGTGGAAGATGGACCTGATCTTGGTGACCTTCATCGCCGTGGCGCTCACTCTGGGCGGCATGGCGCTGGGCGCAAAGGGAATCAGCAGCGCGAAAGGCGTCACGCCCGATGGCAAGCCGGCGGCCACCATCGTGTTCGGCGGCCCGGTGAATTCCGTCGTCGAGAAGGTTGGCAACGGGCTGAACCGGATCACCGGTGGCGAACCCATGTACACGGTGGTGGACCCGACCAAGGCCGACCCGCGGCTGGCGACCACCGTCATCACTGCCGACGGCAAGATTGTTCCCAAGTACGTGGACAAGAGCGGCGCCATCAAGATGATGCCCTCGTTCGTCTTCTGGTGCCTGATGGTGTTCCTGTTCTCCTATCTCGGGACGGTGCTGCCCATCTGGCGATTCGCTCAGCCGACGAACTATATTGGGTTCTGGGTGACGTTCATTACCATCGGACTATCCGCGCTCGGCGCCATTGTCGGCGGTGTGCGCGCGCTGTTCGGCAATCCCGAGATGATCAAGGCGGTCACCTTCCAGACCAAGGTGTTCTCCACCTTGATGCCGATGAGCCAGGCCAAGGACGCGGCCGGCAACATCCTGCAGGCGCTGCCCGCCATCCAGCCGATCTGGCCAATGCTGTTCGTGACCATCGCCTGCGGCGCCATCTCGGGCTGGCACGCGCTGGTGGGCTCCATCGGCACGGCGCGGCAGTTGGAATATGAAACCGACGCGCTTCCGGTCGGCGGCGGCGGCATGTTCTCCGAGAACGCGCTCGCACTCCTCTCGCTGGTGGCGGTTTCCATCGCCGGCGGCGCAGGTGCGGGAGCCTTCGCGGCGGGTGTAGGCAAACTGCTCGGGATGGTGACCTTCGGCGCCATTGCCCCGGCCTACGGTACCGCCCTGGGCTTCGGCGTATTCGTTGTCATCGTGCTCACCATGGTGCAACTGGTCTTCCGCGTCATGCGCGTCACTTTGGGCGAGTGGCTGGGCGATACCTGGGCTGGGTTCAAGAACGCGCACATCTCTGCCATCGTCTCCATGGGTCTGGCGCTCGTGCTCGTGCTCAGCGGCACCTGGATTTACCTCTGGCAGTTGTTCGGCGCATCCAACCAGTTGATGGCGGCGCTGAGCCTGCTGATCGTCAGCCTGTGGTTGAAGTCCATCGGACGCAGTCCGCGCTATGCCTTCTGGCCGATGATCTTCATGTACGTCACCACCATGGCGGCGATCCTGGTCACCGCATATAACTTGTACGCCAGCATCCTGTCCAATCCCAAGATTGCAGCGCAGCCGATTAACAGCTTCGGCGCGATTGCGATGCTGATCGTGGCCGGCCTGCTGTTCATTGCGGCCATCCTGATCGCCTGGGACGCGTTCAAGGCCTGGCGGAAGCTGGACGTGAAAGGCGCCACGCCCACTCCGACTCGCGACCGCGAGCGCGAGCTGGTGTCGGCGCACGACTAA
- a CDS encoding efflux RND transporter periplasmic adaptor subunit — protein MIRNDIMKPRFVKLRSCALPAALAVILVLLGCSKNTAQAAGPGGQSAQRPAAPVVVASVEQRDIPVQITAIGNVEAYQTVQIRSQVNGQLERVYFKEGDDVRKGQLLFQLDKAPFQAALEQAEGNLQRDQANAVNAQAQAARYTALEKQGVISREQAEQMRTQAQANASAVNADKAAVDAAKVQLRYTDIKAPIEARAGALLINVGNLIKANDTPYLVQLNQIAPIYATFSIPETQLQQVREYSRSGHLKVLAYPKGQTTDPGEGTLTFIDNGVDPTTGTVKLKGTFQNKDKRLWPGEYVDVVLDLSVRKNAIVVPTKAVQTGQQGTYVYIVTQDNTAKPQPVQTSGTFHDLTLIASGLAPRERVVVDGQLRIAPNGKVNVQSTVPTSASAPAAGGSQ, from the coding sequence ATGATCCGTAACGACATCATGAAGCCGCGTTTTGTGAAGTTGCGCTCTTGCGCCTTGCCGGCAGCGCTCGCAGTCATCCTGGTTCTTCTCGGTTGCAGCAAGAACACCGCGCAGGCGGCTGGCCCCGGTGGGCAGAGCGCGCAGCGGCCTGCGGCTCCGGTGGTGGTCGCGAGCGTGGAGCAGCGCGACATTCCGGTGCAGATCACGGCGATCGGCAACGTCGAAGCGTACCAGACGGTGCAAATCCGCTCGCAGGTCAACGGACAACTGGAGCGCGTTTACTTCAAGGAAGGCGACGACGTCCGCAAGGGACAGTTGCTGTTCCAACTCGATAAGGCGCCATTCCAGGCCGCGCTAGAGCAGGCCGAAGGCAACTTGCAGCGCGATCAGGCGAATGCGGTCAACGCGCAGGCGCAGGCCGCCCGCTACACCGCGCTGGAAAAGCAGGGCGTGATTTCGCGCGAGCAGGCGGAGCAGATGCGCACGCAGGCGCAGGCCAACGCGTCGGCGGTCAACGCCGACAAGGCCGCGGTGGACGCCGCCAAGGTGCAACTGCGCTACACCGATATCAAGGCGCCGATTGAGGCGCGCGCCGGGGCGCTGCTGATCAACGTCGGCAACCTGATCAAGGCGAACGACACGCCCTATCTGGTGCAGCTCAACCAGATCGCGCCCATTTACGCGACGTTTTCGATTCCTGAAACACAGCTTCAGCAGGTGCGCGAATATTCCCGCAGCGGGCATCTCAAGGTGCTGGCGTATCCCAAGGGGCAGACGACCGACCCCGGCGAGGGCACGCTTACGTTCATTGACAACGGCGTGGATCCAACCACGGGCACGGTGAAGCTGAAGGGCACCTTCCAGAACAAGGACAAGCGGCTGTGGCCCGGCGAGTACGTGGATGTCGTGTTGGACCTCTCGGTCCGCAAGAACGCGATTGTCGTGCCGACCAAGGCGGTGCAGACCGGCCAACAGGGCACCTACGTCTACATCGTGACACAGGACAACACGGCAAAGCCGCAGCCGGTGCAAACCAGCGGCACGTTTCACGATCTGACGCTGATTGCCAGCGGGCTGGCGCCGCGCGAGCGCGTGGTGGTGGATGGACAGCTGCGCATCGCACCGAATGGCAAGGTCAATGTGCAGAGTACGGTTCCCACCAGCGCGTCGGCCCCTGCGGCCGGAGGCAGCCAGTGA